From Hydra vulgaris chromosome 15, alternate assembly HydraT2T_AEP, one genomic window encodes:
- the LOC136092043 gene encoding uncharacterized protein LOC136092043 gives MPCEYQRKTIGTYDHSKLITAIQLVKEGESVYSVSKSSGIPYGTLYRRYHDQIQRNDKRIGSGRGFVLNNTDENLLVEALMYLADKGFPQDREDIKLMVKSYITFIGKKTPFKDDKPGKDWCMSFEKRWNVVLGKRKPELLTKARANDLSLKTLTDFFKLYEKTLNDNNLFDRPHCIFNLDETGLRTDPTAGKIFVRKTSKTAYYIAPSCGKSMYTVLFCGSANGQCLPPFVVYNAIHLYDAWCQNGPENAMYGVTNLDYEKPVLLLCDGHNSHITYSTVKKALDNHIILLCLPPNTSHALQPLDVGFFAPLKSHWKKILKDWLRESRHKNVDKSVFPTLLKALISKIDNKLLKSGFNGSGLYSVDKSKPMKKIVNMQPMHEEVDKFNKKENVVKNLQRAIDSVLTPSPSQPTLTALANSKKRRARVQAKKGEILTAQDVVARLQEEEKIKLKRRLYQ, from the exons atgcCTTGTGAATACCAACGCAAGACTATTGGTACATATGATCACAGCAAACTAATAACTGCCATACAGCTTGTTAAGGAAGGAGAGTCAGTATACAGTGTATCAAAGTCTTCTGGAATTCCTTATGGGACATTATACAGACGATACCATGATCAAATTCAAAGGAATGACAAAAGAATTGGAAGCGGTCGTgggtttgttttaaataatactgATGAAAATCTTCTAGTAGAAGCCTTGATGTACTTAGCTGATAAGGGTTTTCCACAAGATAGAGAAGATATCAAACTGATGGTTAAATCCTATATAACATTTATTGGCAAAAAAACTCCATTCAAAGATGACAAGCCAGGGAAAGACTGGTGCATGTCTTTTGAAAAACGATGGAATGTAGTCCTTGGTAAAAGAAAACCTGAACTTTTGACAAAAGCAAGAGCTAATGATCTTTCTCTAAAAACATtgacagatttttttaagttatatgaAAAGAcattaaatgataataatttatttgatagacCGCATTGCATATTTAATTTAGATGAAACAGGTTTACGTACAGATCCTACAGCAGGAAAAATCTTTGTTcgtaaaacatcaaaaacagcCTATTACATTGCTCCATCATGTGGTAAATCAATGTATACTGTACTGTTTTGTGGGTCAGCAAATGGACAGTGTCTACCTCCCTTTGTCGTCTACAATGCCATCCACCTTTATGATGCATGGTGTCAAAATGGACCAGAAAATGCAATGTATGGTGTAACAAATCTG GATTATGAAAAGCCTGTGTTGCTGCTATGTGATGGACACAACAGCCATATAACATATTCTACTGTTAAAAAGGCTCTGGACAATCATATAATTTTACTTTGCTTACCTCCGAACACAAGTCATGCATTACAACCTCTTGATGTTGGTTTTTTTGCTCCATTGAAATCCCATTGGAAGAAAATCCTTAAGGATTGGTTAAGAGAAAGCAGACATAAAAATGTTGACAAGTCTGTATTTCCAACTTTACTAAAAGCTCTTATCAGTAAGATAGATAACAAACTCCTGAAAAGTGGTTTTAATGGTAGTGGTCTTTACTCTGTTGACAAATCAAAACCTATGAAAAAGATAGTGAACATGCAGCCAATGCATGAGGAAGTagataagtttaacaaaaaagaaaatgttgtaaaaaatctGCAGAGAGCAATCGATTCTGTACTTACACCTAGCCCAAGTCAACCTACACTGACAGCACttgcaaattcaaaaaaacGCAGAGCACGTGTCCAGGCCAAAAAGGGAGAAATTTTAACAGCACAAGATGTTGTCGCAAGGTTACAAGAAGAAGAAAAGATAAAGCTGAAAAGAAGACTGTAtcagtaa
- the LOC136092044 gene encoding uncharacterized protein LOC136092044: MITHMLKMCGMSKCISFRDYLDLYNVSDVLLDVFENFRDVCIKNYKLDPSWYFTLPGLAWDAALKKTKVKLELLSDYDMILMIKKGIRGGISMISNRLGTSNNKYMDDAYDKSKESTFIQYLDANNLYGWAMSKPLPTHGFKWMDEDQLKNWKNTPCILEVDLDYPEHLHDDHNDYPLAPENVKSDKVDKLILNLNHKKSYVIHYENLKLYEQLGLVITKIHRGVMFEESAWLSKYIELNTYLRTKATNEFEKGFFKLMNNSVFGKTMENIENRVDVRLITNRDEAVKLASRPNYKSRTIFDENLIAIHMKRTKLMYNKPIYLGMCILELSKTLMYEFHYDYIKNKYADRAKLLFTDTDSLAYEIKTEDFYADISKDVESKFDTSEFDPKHPAINNVGFEVGLNKKVLGMFKDEAGGAQIKEFVGLRSKLYSYKVHGKKNKKCKGIKKNIVKKYITHEDYKHCLLNKVDQVRKMNVIRSHSHEVYTEEINKIALSADDDKRVILKDRIHTLAYGHYKLRQ, encoded by the coding sequence ATGATTACTCACATGCTAAAAATGTGTGGAATGAGTAAATGTATATCTTTTAGAGACTATCTTGACTTGTACAATGTTTCAGATGTACTTTtagatgtttttgaaaattttagagatgtttgtataaaaaattataaattagatcCTTCTTGGTACTTCACATTaccaggattagcttgggatgcagcattgaagaaaacaaaagtaaaattagaacTGTTAAGCGATTACGATATGATACTAATGATAAAGAaaggaataagaggtggaatCAGTATGATATCGAATAGATTAGGAACATCTAATAACAAGTACATGGATGACGCATATGACAAAAGCAAAGAATCAACATTCATCCAATATCTAGACGCTAATAATCTATATGGATGGGCGATGAGTAAGCCACTTCCAACACATGGGTTTAAATGGATGGATGAAGATCAGTTGAAAAACTGGAAAAACACTCCATGTATACTAGAAGTAGATTTAGATTATCCTGAACATCTGCATGATGATCATAATGACTACCCACTTGCTCCTGAAAATGTAAAATCGGATAAAGTCGACaaattaattctaaatttaaatcataagaaaagTTATGTAATACattatgaaaatctaaaattgtATGAACAATTAGGAttagttattacaaaaattCATAGAGGAGTCATGTTTGAAGAAAGCGCTTGGTTGAGCAAATACATTGAACTAAATACTTATCTTAGAACTAAAGCGACAAATGAATTTGAAAAAGGCTTTTTCAAATTGATGAATAATTCAGTATTTGGAAAAACAATGGAGAACATTGAGAACAGAGTAGATGTTAGATTAATAACTAACCGAGATGAAGCTGTTAAATTAGCATCAAGACCAAACTACAAAAGTAGAacaatatttgatgaaaatttgataGCTAtacatatgaaaagaacaaaattaatgTACAACAAACCAATTTACTTAGGAATGTGCATTTTAGAATTAAGCAAAACTCTAATGTATGAATTCCATTACGATTacataaagaataaatatgctGATCGAGCGAAACTATTATTCacagatacagattcattagcatatgaaataaaaacagaagattTTTATGCTGATATTTCTAAAGatgttgaaagtaaatttgatacaagtgagTTCGATCCAAAGCACCCAGCAATTAATAATGTAGGATTTGAAGTTGGTCTTAATAAGAAAGTATTAGGAATGTTCAAAGATGAAGCAGGAGGAGCACAAATTAAAGAATTTGTAGGACTCAGATCTAAATTATATTCCTACAAAGtccatggaaaaaaaaataaaaaatgtaaaggaataaaaaaaaatattgttaaaaagtatataacacatgaagattataaacattgtttattaaataaagttgatCAAGTTAGAAAAATGAATGTAATAAGATCCCATTCACATGAAGTATATactgaagaaataaataaaattgcattaagTGCAGACGATGATAAAAGAGTCATTTTAAAAGACAGAATACACACTTTAGCATACGGGCATTATAAATTAAGGCAATAG
- the LOC136092042 gene encoding zinc finger and BTB domain-containing protein 11-like, with protein MEGTLNVENIDLGDNIIQHKTEDKYIKLDEEIYMNLKNYISNKVYPPGYDKAQKRRLRQKAISFLIVKDFLYHKSKGAHSKLGRVIFDKDEQKSIIKSLHDGIIGGCHFGQTATIAKVTDRYWWPCIAASVQDFIRTCASCQIVNLVNKPGSSSLHPIKVTHIFH; from the coding sequence ATGGAAGGCACATTAAATGTTGAAAACATAGATCTGGGTGATAACATTATCCAACACAAAACTGaagataaatatattaaactagACGAAGaaatttatatgaatttgaaaaattatatttcaaataaagtgTATCCACCTGGTTACGATAAAGCACAAAAAAGACGACTGCGGCAAAAGgctatttcttttttgattgtgaaagattttctttatcaCAAGAGTAAGGGTGCACATAGCAAATTAGGAAGagttatttttgataaagatgaacaaaaaagtataataaagtCTTTGCACGATGGAATTATCGGCGGATGTCACTTCGGTCAAACCGCAACAATAGCTAAAGTAACCGATCGGTATTGGTGGCCTTGTATAGCAGCAAGCGTCCAAGATTTTATACGTACGTGTGCGTCTTGTCAAATTGTAAATCTTGTTAACAAACCAGGTTCTTCATCATTGCATCCTATTAAAGTGACGCACATTTTCCATTGA